Part of the Bernardetia sp. genome, CTTCGTTTACACCAATATATAAAACTTCGCCTTCAACGAAACTTTCCCATTCCATTGTTGCTTTGTCAGTTTCAACTTCTGCCAAAAGGTCTCCTGATTTTACTTTATCTCCTTCTTTTACGAGTATGTTTGCCACAACACCTTCTTCCATAGTGTCGGTAAGGCGTGGCATAATAAGGATTTCAGCCATAAGAACGTATTATTTTATGTGGTTTGTTGCGTATTGTTGTTCAAATTCTTAATGGTACAGATTCTTTTTCTTTACATAGACATACTTCAGATAGCCTAAAAAGTAGAATCTGATACTTCTACTTCAAAGATAAGAATTTAATCTGTGAAGGCAATTTTAGTATAAACTTATTCCTGTTTTTTTAAAGAAAAGTATATTCTTATCTCTAACTAATTCATCAAAAATTCGGTTATTCAAAAAACTAGATTTTTTTTGTAAAAAATACGAAAAGCTAACCTATTGAAAGTCAATTATTTTATAATAAATAATGAAAAAATATCGAACTTTTTGAAAAAAAATTGAGTTAAAAGGTTGTATATTCAAAAAAAGCGTGCTACATTTGTATCGTCTTAAGGGAAACGCAATAAAAAAACGCAAAACACTTTAAGATAGCATCGACTAGAGGAATGGCAGAGTGGTCGAATGCGCCGGTCTTGAAAACCGGTGTACCGAGAGGTACCGGGGGTTCGAATCCCTCTTCCTCTGCAAAAGTACGAACCGTTTTTATCAGAAATGATAAAAACGGTTTTTTTATGCTCTGAAACTTATGCTTTCACAAAAGAAAGAGCTTGTTCTAAATCACTCAATAAATCATCCACATTTTCACAGCCTATACTCAAACGAATGAGTGAATCTTTGATACCAATTTCTCGCCTCGTTTTGGCTGGAATACTAGCGTGTGTCATCATAGCAGGGTAGCAAGCTAGTGACTCAACACCACCTAAAGATTCTGCTAAAGCAAAAACCTTAATGTTTTCAAAGAATGAACGTGCATTTTCTTGTGTGTCGTTTTTAAGAGAAAAAGACAACATCCCTCCAAACTGTTGCATCTGTTTTTTTGCAATTTCATGTCCTTTATGAGATGTTAAAGACGGATAAAATACATCTTCTATTTTATCATGTTTTACTAAAAAATTAGCAATTTTTGCAGCATTTTTGCAGCTTGCATCTACTCTCAAATGAAGGGTTTTGATACCACGAAGTACCAAAAAGCAGTCAAAAGGAGATGGAACTGCTCCACAAGATTTCTGAATAAAATAAATCTTTTCAGCAAGAGTATCATCATTTAACATCAAAGCTCCCATTACTACATCAGA contains:
- a CDS encoding trans-sulfuration enzyme family protein, with amino-acid sequence FIDMQDEQALRDTVNSNTKMIWIETPSNPLLQIIDIEKTVSIARENKLISVVDNTFATPYLQNPIDIGADIVMHSATKYLGGHSDVVMGALMLNDDTLAEKIYFIQKSCGAVPSPFDCFLVLRGIKTLHLRVDASCKNAAKIANFLVKHDKIEDVFYPSLTSHKGHEIAKKQMQQFGGMLSFSLKNDTQENARSFFENIKVFALAESLGGVESLACYPAMMTHASIPAKTRREIGIKDSLIRLSIGCENVDDLLSDLEQALSFVKA